One genomic window of Streptomonospora nanhaiensis includes the following:
- a CDS encoding LysR substrate-binding domain-containing protein has translation MKGTAVPSTPVQKLEREVGVRLLERDSRRVVLTAAGEAFLTEARRLLALAESAPDLARRISAGSRGTLRIGFTAASSYGVLGRLLNTLERELPEIDVDLFEMVTREQVDALLGGELDVGLARPPFDTDVFGSRVLHREGLLLAVPAAHPLARRDGALSVEHLVDVPLIMHSPTKARYFYDLVVGLMPIAHQNVVHTVSQVLTMVWLVAAGRGVAFVPASATGLGVAGVVYKQLAGLPEDPVELHVIWLRESRNPVIHRALEVWGAARGGAAGGA, from the coding sequence GTGAAGGGCACCGCGGTGCCGTCGACCCCGGTCCAGAAGCTGGAGCGCGAGGTCGGCGTGCGGCTCCTCGAACGCGACAGCCGCCGCGTGGTGCTCACCGCCGCGGGCGAGGCGTTCCTGACCGAGGCGCGGCGCCTGCTCGCGCTCGCCGAAAGCGCGCCCGACCTCGCCCGGCGCATCTCCGCGGGGTCGCGGGGCACCCTGCGCATCGGGTTCACCGCCGCGTCGTCCTACGGCGTGCTCGGCCGGCTGCTCAACACGCTGGAGCGCGAGCTGCCCGAGATCGACGTCGACCTGTTCGAGATGGTCACCCGCGAGCAGGTCGACGCCCTGCTCGGCGGCGAACTCGACGTCGGCCTGGCCCGCCCGCCCTTCGACACCGACGTGTTCGGCTCCCGGGTGCTGCACCGCGAGGGCCTGCTGCTCGCGGTGCCCGCGGCCCACCCGCTGGCGCGCCGCGACGGCGCGCTGAGCGTCGAGCACCTGGTCGACGTCCCGCTGATCATGCACTCGCCGACCAAGGCGCGCTACTTCTACGACCTGGTGGTGGGGCTGATGCCGATCGCCCACCAGAACGTCGTGCACACGGTGAGCCAGGTGCTGACGATGGTCTGGCTGGTGGCGGCCGGCCGCGGGGTGGCGTTCGTGCCCGCGTCGGCGACCGGGCTCGGCGTGGCGGGCGTGGTCTACAAGCAGCTCGCCGGACTGCCCGAGGACCCGGTGGAGCTGCACGTCATCTGGCTGCGGGAGTCGCGCAACCCGGTCATCCACCGGGCGCTGGAGGTGTGGGGCGCGGCACGCGGCGGCGCCGCGGGCGGCGCGTGA
- a CDS encoding OmpA family protein gives MTAPRSGAVALAALLVLGPALPAAADPEVGPADLERSVEAIDPDGSVEPIDLENFITPLESEEVRGGTTTVTVSADVLFEFDEAALTGNARQQLADIAERLRGATGTVEVVGHSDGLGEDSYNQDLSERRAEAVRDALLDELGADAPEIEASGRGSEEPVAEETDDQGNDDPAGRAQNRRVEIVFEGG, from the coding sequence GTGACGGCGCCGCGCAGCGGGGCGGTGGCGCTGGCGGCGCTGCTGGTCCTCGGCCCGGCGCTGCCGGCCGCCGCCGACCCCGAGGTGGGCCCGGCCGACCTAGAGAGGTCGGTCGAGGCGATCGACCCCGACGGCTCGGTCGAGCCGATCGACCTGGAGAACTTTATCACGCCGCTGGAGTCGGAGGAGGTCCGGGGCGGAACCACCACGGTGACGGTCTCCGCCGACGTGCTGTTCGAGTTCGACGAGGCCGCGCTCACCGGCAACGCCCGGCAGCAGTTGGCCGACATCGCCGAGCGGCTGCGCGGGGCCACGGGCACCGTCGAGGTGGTCGGCCACTCCGACGGCCTGGGCGAGGACTCCTACAACCAGGACCTCTCCGAGCGCCGCGCCGAGGCGGTGCGCGACGCCCTGCTGGACGAGCTTGGCGCCGACGCGCCGGAGATCGAGGCCAGCGGACGCGGCTCCGAGGAGCCGGTGGCCGAGGAGACCGACGACCAGGGCAACGACGACCCCGCCGGCCGCGCGCAGAACCGCCGCGTGGAGATCGTGTTCGAGGGCGGATAG
- a CDS encoding ZIP family metal transporter, whose product MLESGAWGLLAGSALLVGAVLGYALRVPRLVAASVMAFGAGVLLSAVSFELLAEAHSEGGLVPTVAGTLVGAAAYTLGDLALARRGARHRKRSGPHRRPPSEQERSGSGLALALGALLDGVPESAVIGVGIAHGGAVSLVTVAAVFISNLPEGLSSSAGMRRSGRGPAYVFGVWGGIAAAGTVSAVLGYAVVGGLPVPVVAAVTAVAAGAILAMIADTMIPEAFEDTHLAMGVITVAGFLLSFALSHP is encoded by the coding sequence ATGCTCGAATCAGGCGCCTGGGGCCTGCTGGCGGGGTCCGCGCTGCTCGTGGGGGCCGTCCTGGGCTACGCCCTGCGCGTCCCCCGCCTGGTGGCCGCCTCGGTCATGGCCTTCGGCGCGGGCGTGCTGCTGTCGGCGGTGTCGTTCGAACTCCTCGCCGAGGCCCACAGCGAGGGCGGGCTGGTGCCCACGGTGGCGGGCACCCTCGTCGGCGCGGCCGCCTACACCCTGGGCGACCTCGCCCTGGCCCGGCGGGGAGCGCGGCACCGCAAGCGGTCCGGGCCGCACCGCCGCCCGCCCTCCGAACAGGAGCGGTCCGGCTCGGGGCTGGCGCTGGCATTGGGGGCGCTGCTCGACGGCGTGCCGGAGTCGGCGGTCATCGGGGTGGGGATCGCGCACGGCGGCGCGGTCAGCCTGGTGACCGTGGCGGCCGTCTTCATCAGCAACCTGCCCGAGGGCCTGTCCAGCTCGGCGGGCATGCGGCGCTCGGGGCGCGGCCCGGCCTACGTGTTCGGCGTGTGGGGCGGGATCGCCGCGGCGGGCACGGTGTCGGCCGTCCTGGGCTACGCGGTGGTGGGCGGCCTGCCCGTGCCCGTGGTGGCGGCGGTCACCGCGGTGGCCGCGGGCGCCATCCTCGCGATGATCGCCGACACCATGATCCCCGAGGCGTTCGAGGACACCCACCTGGCGATGGGCGTCATCACCGTCGCCGGGTTCCTTCTCTCCTTCGCGCTGTCCCACCCCTAG
- a CDS encoding tripartite tricarboxylate transporter TctB family protein — protein sequence MSARPVERPGGGEDAAAATAPAEDASVPGPRPAAPAPAGALEGAGPAPGATDGPADPDEPAAAPMGPVANAAVALVVMALGGAGIAGSWSLGVGTPAEPSAGTWPLLISAAITVLGAALLPQLRSTRDTEVFSAASWRVVAALATMVAFVAVVGVIGFEIPSALLALVWLRFLGGESWRLSAIASVAIVAAFYVVFVGLLAVPIPHLF from the coding sequence GTGAGCGCGCGCCCGGTCGAGCGCCCCGGCGGGGGCGAGGACGCGGCCGCCGCGACCGCCCCCGCCGAGGACGCGTCCGTGCCCGGGCCGCGCCCGGCGGCGCCCGCGCCCGCCGGCGCCCTCGAGGGCGCCGGGCCCGCCCCCGGCGCCACCGACGGCCCGGCCGACCCCGACGAGCCCGCGGCGGCGCCGATGGGCCCGGTGGCCAACGCCGCCGTCGCGCTGGTGGTGATGGCCCTGGGCGGCGCCGGGATCGCCGGTTCGTGGTCGCTGGGGGTGGGCACGCCCGCCGAGCCCTCGGCCGGCACCTGGCCCCTGCTCATCAGCGCCGCCATCACCGTCCTGGGCGCGGCCCTCCTCCCGCAGCTACGCAGCACCCGCGACACCGAGGTGTTCTCCGCGGCGAGCTGGCGGGTGGTGGCCGCGCTCGCGACCATGGTCGCCTTCGTCGCGGTGGTCGGCGTGATCGGCTTCGAGATCCCCTCGGCGCTGCTGGCCTTGGTCTGGCTGCGCTTCCTCGGCGGGGAGTCCTGGCGGCTCTCGGCCATCGCCTCGGTGGCCATCGTGGCCGCCTTCTACGTGGTGTTCGTCGGCCTGCTCGCCGTGCCGATCCCCCACCTCTTCTAG
- a CDS encoding DUF3072 domain-containing protein, translating to MTEQDPRKDPDDWATGEEPATGPQLSYLETLARESGEEVPENLTKAEASRLIDELRKRSPRTD from the coding sequence ATGACCGAGCAAGATCCCCGGAAGGACCCCGACGACTGGGCGACCGGCGAGGAGCCCGCCACGGGGCCGCAGCTGAGCTACCTGGAGACCCTGGCCCGCGAGAGCGGGGAGGAGGTCCCCGAGAACCTCACCAAGGCCGAGGCGTCGCGGCTGATCGACGAACTGCGCAAGCGGTCCCCGCGCACCGACTGA
- a CDS encoding Clp protease N-terminal domain-containing protein, with product MAGPRAARRGRRPARADSAPQVTTAHLLGAMVAEGTNLALHVLKVLEIDPARIDRGLRDTDPAAESAGSAAEDRSVLYSPTAAAALERAASEAVGLGHNYVGCEHLLLGLIAEPDGAAGQLLRDLGAELRLTRRTVSAALAGYVHLRAQTPAPAASHPERALAAALQQHLQPLVRRVEQLERRMGPGL from the coding sequence ATAGCCGGCCCGCGGGCCGCGCGCCGAGGGCGGCGGCCCGCCCGCGCCGACTCCGCTCCGCAGGTCACCACGGCCCACCTGCTCGGCGCCATGGTGGCCGAGGGCACCAACCTCGCCCTGCACGTCCTCAAGGTGCTGGAGATCGACCCCGCCCGGATCGACCGCGGACTCCGTGACACCGACCCCGCCGCCGAGTCCGCCGGTTCCGCCGCTGAGGACCGTTCGGTCCTCTACAGCCCCACGGCCGCCGCCGCGCTCGAACGCGCCGCCTCCGAGGCCGTCGGGCTGGGCCACAACTACGTCGGCTGCGAACACCTGCTGCTGGGCCTGATCGCCGAACCCGACGGCGCGGCCGGGCAGCTGCTGCGCGACCTCGGCGCCGAACTCCGCCTCACCCGCCGCACGGTCAGCGCCGCCCTGGCGGGCTACGTGCACCTGCGCGCCCAGACCCCCGCGCCGGCGGCGAGCCACCCCGAACGCGCGCTGGCGGCGGCGCTCCAGCAGCACCTCCAGCCGCTGGTGCGGCGCGTCGAGCAACTGGAGCGGCGCATGGGTCCGGGGCTTTAG
- the kdgD gene encoding 5-dehydro-4-deoxyglucarate dehydratase: protein MHPGDLADRLKSGLLSFPVTHFDRDLAFDEARYREHLAWQAGHGVSGLFAAGGTGEGFSLTPAEIDTVVRTAVDEVGGTVPVVAPATGGTAAAVAQARAAQEAGADGVLLLPPYLTEAGQAGLIEHVSAVCAATDLGVIAYSRANAIYTDETVAVLADRNPNLIGLKDGVGNIEAMTRTYARVGDRLIYIGGLPTAETFALPLLQLGVSTYSSAMYNFAPEFALGFFEAVRAQDREAVYRKLNEFVIPYLDIRDRARGYAVSIVKAGLDAVGRYGGPVRPPLTGLTESERGELAALVQKVA from the coding sequence ATGCACCCCGGTGACCTCGCCGACCGGCTGAAGTCCGGCCTCCTGTCCTTCCCCGTCACCCACTTCGACCGCGACCTGGCCTTCGACGAGGCGCGCTACCGCGAGCACCTCGCCTGGCAGGCCGGACACGGCGTCTCCGGCCTGTTCGCCGCCGGCGGGACCGGCGAGGGCTTCTCCCTCACCCCCGCCGAGATCGACACAGTGGTGCGCACCGCCGTGGACGAGGTCGGCGGCACCGTGCCCGTGGTGGCCCCCGCCACCGGCGGCACCGCCGCGGCGGTCGCCCAGGCCCGCGCCGCCCAGGAGGCCGGGGCCGACGGCGTCCTGCTGCTGCCGCCCTACCTCACCGAGGCCGGGCAGGCGGGCCTGATCGAGCACGTGAGCGCGGTCTGCGCGGCCACCGACCTCGGCGTCATCGCCTACAGCCGCGCCAACGCGATCTACACCGACGAGACCGTCGCGGTGCTCGCCGACCGCAACCCCAACCTCATCGGGCTCAAGGACGGCGTCGGCAACATCGAGGCGATGACCCGCACCTACGCCCGCGTGGGGGACCGGCTCATCTACATCGGCGGGCTGCCCACGGCCGAGACCTTCGCGCTGCCGCTGCTGCAACTGGGAGTCAGCACCTACTCCTCGGCCATGTACAACTTCGCGCCCGAGTTCGCGCTGGGGTTCTTCGAGGCGGTCCGCGCCCAGGACCGGGAGGCGGTGTACCGCAAGCTCAACGAGTTCGTGATCCCCTACCTGGACATCCGCGACCGCGCGCGCGGGTACGCGGTGTCGATCGTCAAGGCCGGCCTGGACGCGGTCGGCCGGTACGGCGGCCCGGTCCGCCCGCCGCTGACCGGCCTCACCGAGTCCGAGCGCGGCGAACTGGCCGCCCTGGTCCAGAAGGTGGCGTGA
- a CDS encoding GNAT family N-acetyltransferase has product MADNGQPGAATAGGGAAPVFRLADEADIPLLVELVNSAYRGDSSRKGWTTEADLLGGQRVDAEGIAELLARPGTRVIVAEVGGDPVACCELAGGPGADGAAGGDAYFGMFCVRPDAQGGGLGARVLAEAERVARQEFGCRRMRMTVLHQREDLIAFYERRGYRRTGRFEPFPYGDPRFGLPKRPDLVFAELAKPLTD; this is encoded by the coding sequence ATGGCCGATAACGGTCAGCCCGGCGCCGCGACGGCGGGCGGCGGTGCCGCGCCGGTGTTCCGCCTCGCCGACGAGGCCGACATCCCGCTGCTGGTCGAGCTGGTGAACTCCGCCTACCGCGGCGACTCCTCCCGGAAGGGCTGGACCACCGAGGCCGACCTGCTGGGCGGCCAGCGCGTCGACGCCGAGGGCATCGCCGAGCTGCTGGCCCGCCCCGGCACCCGGGTGATCGTCGCCGAGGTCGGCGGCGACCCCGTCGCCTGCTGCGAGCTGGCCGGCGGACCCGGCGCCGACGGCGCCGCGGGCGGCGACGCCTACTTCGGCATGTTCTGCGTGCGGCCCGACGCCCAGGGCGGCGGACTCGGCGCGCGCGTGCTGGCCGAGGCCGAGCGGGTCGCCCGCCAGGAGTTCGGGTGCCGCCGCATGCGTATGACGGTCCTGCACCAGCGCGAGGACCTCATCGCCTTCTACGAGCGCCGCGGCTACCGGCGCACCGGCCGCTTCGAGCCGTTCCCCTACGGCGACCCCCGGTTCGGGCTGCCCAAGCGCCCCGACCTCGTCTTCGCCGAACTCGCCAAGCCGCTCACGGACTGA
- a CDS encoding L-talarate/galactarate dehydratase: MTTQPQSLAGRDRAATADRITSVALSRVDLPLATPISDAKVLTGRQKPLTSVSMLFAEIRTEEGWEGVGYTYSKRAGGPGQYAHAREVAPELIGEDPSDIQRLWTKLVWAGASVGRSGLATQAIAAIDIALWDLKAKRAGLPLAKLLGAHRDAVQCYNTSGGFLSTPLEQVVENTRAARAAGIGGIKIKVGHPDNREDLRRVAAVREELGDFPLMVDANQQWNRSTAVRMGRTLEEFDLVWIEEPLDAYDAEGHAALARELATPIATGEMLTSAREHEDLIRIGAVDFMQPDAPRVGGVTPFLSIMESGRRAGVRMAPHFAMEIHVHLAAAYEIDPWVEHFDWLQPLFNERLTIADGRMHIPDRPGLGCTISEQAREWTAQSVRVDADGLTDLKV, translated from the coding sequence ATGACCACACAGCCCCAGTCCCTCGCCGGCCGCGACCGGGCCGCAACCGCCGACCGGATCACCTCGGTGGCCCTGTCCCGCGTGGACCTGCCGCTGGCCACGCCGATCAGCGACGCCAAGGTGCTCACGGGCCGGCAGAAGCCCCTCACCTCGGTGTCGATGCTGTTCGCCGAGATCCGCACCGAGGAGGGGTGGGAGGGGGTCGGCTACACCTACTCCAAGCGGGCCGGCGGGCCGGGCCAGTACGCCCACGCCCGGGAGGTCGCGCCCGAGCTGATCGGCGAGGACCCCAGCGACATCCAGCGGCTGTGGACCAAGCTGGTGTGGGCGGGCGCGTCGGTGGGGCGCAGCGGCCTGGCCACGCAGGCGATCGCGGCGATCGACATCGCCCTGTGGGACCTCAAGGCCAAGCGGGCCGGGCTGCCGCTGGCCAAACTGCTGGGCGCCCACCGCGACGCGGTCCAGTGCTACAACACCTCGGGCGGCTTCCTGTCGACGCCGCTGGAGCAGGTCGTGGAGAACACCCGCGCGGCGCGGGCGGCGGGTATCGGCGGGATCAAGATCAAGGTCGGCCACCCCGACAACCGCGAGGACCTGCGGCGCGTCGCCGCCGTGCGGGAGGAGCTGGGCGACTTCCCGCTGATGGTGGACGCCAACCAGCAGTGGAACCGCAGCACGGCCGTGCGGATGGGGCGCACGCTGGAGGAGTTCGACCTGGTGTGGATCGAGGAGCCGCTCGACGCCTACGACGCGGAGGGGCACGCGGCCCTGGCGCGTGAGCTGGCGACGCCGATCGCCACGGGCGAGATGCTGACGAGCGCCCGGGAGCACGAGGACCTGATCCGGATCGGGGCGGTGGACTTCATGCAGCCCGACGCCCCGCGCGTCGGCGGGGTGACGCCGTTCCTCAGCATCATGGAAAGCGGCAGGCGGGCGGGGGTGCGGATGGCCCCGCACTTCGCGATGGAGATTCACGTCCACCTGGCGGCGGCCTACGAGATCGACCCGTGGGTGGAGCACTTCGACTGGCTCCAGCCGCTGTTCAACGAGCGCCTGACGATCGCCGACGGCCGCATGCACATCCCGGACCGGCCGGGGCTCGGCTGCACGATCAGCGAGCAGGCCAGGGAGTGGACGGCGCAAAGCGTGAGAGTGGACGCCGACGGGCTGACCGACCTGAAGGTGTAG
- a CDS encoding MauE/DoxX family redox-associated membrane protein, with amino-acid sequence MTEVIREVQLPLLAVLLLLGALAKSADRSRRGQGPAVLLPPRWRRPATLANGAAEGVLAVAVMVLPGLPGGLARGAVAALFAGAAVALVVLRRTAPDMGCGCFGSLSTTPVDWRSITRGALLAVAAGVTVELPATGAGVVAAPTLGHGAVLVVEVALLAALSPELVELRKRALSGTPCEVREVPVSTALARLRASDVWRTNAGLVVADDPEDVWRQGCWSLAAFAGRRDGRDVDVVFAIPVEGRRPAVRAAVTDRETGEVLARFGAVGDGEREERAESPAERPDTGTGGRTARAVATAPAGQD; translated from the coding sequence ATGACCGAGGTGATCCGCGAGGTGCAGCTGCCGCTGCTGGCGGTGTTGCTGCTGCTGGGGGCGCTGGCGAAGTCCGCCGACCGGTCGCGGCGCGGGCAGGGCCCGGCGGTCCTGCTTCCGCCGCGCTGGCGCCGGCCGGCCACGCTGGCCAACGGCGCCGCCGAGGGCGTGCTGGCGGTCGCGGTGATGGTGCTGCCGGGCCTGCCGGGCGGCCTCGCGCGCGGGGCCGTCGCCGCCCTGTTCGCCGGGGCGGCGGTCGCGCTCGTGGTGCTGCGCCGCACGGCCCCGGACATGGGGTGCGGCTGCTTCGGCTCGCTGAGCACCACCCCGGTCGACTGGCGCAGCATCACGCGCGGGGCGCTGCTGGCGGTGGCGGCCGGGGTGACCGTGGAACTCCCGGCGACGGGCGCCGGGGTGGTGGCCGCGCCGACGCTCGGCCATGGCGCGGTGCTGGTGGTGGAGGTGGCGCTGCTGGCCGCGCTCTCGCCCGAACTGGTGGAACTGCGGAAGCGGGCGCTCAGCGGCACCCCGTGCGAGGTGCGGGAGGTGCCGGTCTCCACGGCGCTGGCCCGGCTGCGCGCGAGTGACGTGTGGCGGACGAACGCGGGCCTGGTGGTCGCCGACGATCCCGAGGACGTGTGGCGGCAGGGCTGCTGGAGCCTGGCCGCGTTCGCGGGCCGCCGCGACGGCCGGGACGTCGACGTCGTCTTCGCGATCCCGGTGGAGGGCCGCCGCCCGGCGGTCCGCGCGGCCGTGACCGACCGCGAGACCGGCGAGGTACTGGCGAGGTTCGGCGCGGTAGGGGATGGGGAACGGGAAGAGCGTGCCGAATCCCCGGCCGAGCGCCCGGACACGGGAACCGGCGGACGCACCGCCCGAGCGGTGGCCACGGCCCCGGCGGGGCAGGACTGA
- a CDS encoding tripartite tricarboxylate transporter substrate-binding protein codes for MPFTGGSPTLTAVLGEEVDVAAVQLGEAIAQIEAGELVPLVTFSEDTNQYLPDVPTAVEEGYEVRVSQYRAVVAPAGTPEEVVEELRTAFTAVFETDSYRSFNEDNLLTPHEIEPAQVTEEWTGYLEEYRGMVEEYGIDLSEER; via the coding sequence GTGCCCTTCACCGGCGGCTCCCCCACCCTCACCGCCGTCCTGGGCGAGGAGGTCGACGTCGCGGCCGTCCAGCTCGGCGAGGCCATCGCCCAGATCGAGGCCGGCGAGCTGGTGCCGCTGGTGACCTTCTCCGAGGACACCAACCAGTACCTGCCCGACGTCCCCACCGCGGTGGAGGAGGGCTACGAGGTGCGCGTCTCCCAGTACCGCGCGGTCGTGGCGCCCGCCGGCACCCCCGAAGAGGTGGTCGAGGAGCTGCGGACGGCATTCACCGCGGTCTTCGAGACCGACTCCTACCGGTCGTTCAACGAGGACAACCTCCTCACCCCGCACGAGATCGAACCCGCCCAGGTCACCGAGGAGTGGACCGGCTACCTGGAGGAGTACCGGGGCATGGTCGAGGAGTACGGGATCGACCTGAGCGAGGAGCGGTGA
- a CDS encoding tripartite tricarboxylate transporter permease: MDSLTPMIDGFGVVLEPVNLLYCLIGVVVGMLVGVLPGLGPAATIAILLPITFGTEPVTAVIMLAGIFYGAQYGGTITSVLLRLPGEASSVVTVFDGHALARQGRAGTALGVAAIGSFAGGTLSIVALSLLAPVVAGFALDFGPPEYTALALLGILLVATVGNGGRLKAVIAACLGLLLATVGRDTFTGAERFTFDSLSLADGLDFVPIAMGVFGIGEILHNLEQRHTAAAAPATVANAWPSWADLRQSAGAMGRGSVLGFLLGILPGGGATLSSLAAYAVEKRRSRTPERFGRGAVEGVAAPETANNAASTSSFIPLLTLGIPANATMAMIFGALLIHGVQPGPELVSAEPELFWGVVNSMYIGNILLLIMSIPLVGLFVKILRVRAAILAPITVLITLVGVYTVRNSVFDIALVIVFGLLGYLMKKFGFEPGPLVLAFVLGSLLESSLRRSLLLFDGDPTGFLTRPISGTLLVVLVAVVAVPPLVSLLRRRRAQARPAEAEDTRV; this comes from the coding sequence ATGGATTCCCTGACCCCCATGATCGACGGGTTCGGCGTCGTCCTCGAACCGGTCAACCTGCTCTACTGCCTGATCGGCGTCGTGGTCGGCATGCTGGTCGGCGTCCTGCCCGGGCTCGGCCCCGCCGCGACCATCGCGATCCTGCTGCCGATCACCTTCGGCACCGAGCCGGTGACCGCGGTCATCATGCTGGCCGGCATCTTCTACGGCGCCCAGTACGGCGGCACCATCACCTCGGTGCTGCTGCGCCTGCCCGGCGAGGCGTCGTCGGTGGTGACCGTCTTCGACGGCCACGCCCTGGCCCGGCAGGGCCGCGCGGGCACGGCGCTGGGGGTCGCGGCGATCGGCTCGTTCGCGGGCGGCACCCTGTCCATCGTGGCGCTGTCGCTGCTCGCGCCCGTGGTGGCGGGCTTCGCCCTGGACTTCGGTCCGCCCGAGTACACCGCGCTGGCGCTGCTGGGCATCCTGCTGGTGGCCACGGTGGGCAACGGCGGCCGGCTCAAGGCGGTCATCGCCGCCTGCCTGGGGCTGCTGCTGGCGACGGTCGGCCGCGACACCTTCACCGGTGCCGAGCGCTTCACCTTCGACTCGCTGTCCCTGGCCGACGGCCTGGACTTCGTGCCGATCGCCATGGGCGTCTTCGGCATCGGCGAGATCCTGCACAACCTGGAGCAGCGGCACACGGCCGCGGCCGCGCCCGCCACGGTGGCCAACGCGTGGCCCTCGTGGGCCGACCTGCGCCAATCGGCCGGCGCCATGGGCCGCGGCTCGGTGCTCGGCTTCCTGCTGGGAATCCTGCCCGGCGGCGGCGCCACACTGTCGTCGCTGGCGGCCTACGCGGTGGAGAAGCGCCGCTCCCGCACGCCCGAGCGGTTCGGGCGCGGCGCGGTGGAGGGCGTGGCCGCGCCGGAGACCGCCAACAACGCGGCCTCCACGTCGTCGTTCATCCCGCTGCTGACCCTGGGCATCCCGGCCAACGCCACCATGGCGATGATCTTCGGCGCGCTGCTCATCCACGGCGTGCAGCCCGGCCCCGAACTGGTCTCCGCCGAGCCGGAGCTGTTCTGGGGCGTGGTCAACTCGATGTACATCGGCAACATCCTGCTGCTGATCATGAGCATCCCGCTGGTGGGGCTGTTCGTGAAGATCCTGCGGGTGCGGGCCGCGATCCTGGCGCCGATCACCGTGCTGATCACCCTGGTGGGCGTCTACACCGTGCGCAACAGCGTGTTCGACATCGCCCTGGTCATCGTCTTCGGCCTGCTCGGCTACCTGATGAAGAAGTTCGGGTTCGAGCCGGGGCCGCTGGTGCTGGCGTTCGTGCTGGGCTCGCTGCTGGAGAGTTCGCTGCGCCGCTCGCTGCTGCTGTTCGACGGCGACCCCACCGGGTTCCTCACCCGGCCGATCTCGGGGACGCTGCTGGTGGTGCTGGTGGCCGTCGTGGCGGTTCCGCCGCTGGTCTCCCTGCTGCGGCGGCGCCGCGCCCAGGCGCGGCCGGCGGAGGCGGAGGACACGCGGGTGTGA
- a CDS encoding zinc-binding dehydrogenase: protein MRPTTGAPAQSGPGTAPVTPVADLNRWGRTAHPVPERMTAVVLTRHGGPEALEVRHDVPTPGLADDQVLVAVAAAGMNNTDVWSREGGYGTAGDPSAVGGWRGVPLDFPRVQGGDIAGRIVGVGARVDPARLGERVLVDGALYDSDSPHANAVGLLGSERDGGFAQFAAVEARRAHDVGASPLSDRELAALPIAYGTAVGMLERVGLAPGERVLVTGASGGVGLALVQLARARGCTVVAVTTADKRDQVAAAGADRVLERGAVPREHLDAPVDVVADVVGGPAFPDLVDALGEGGRLVTAGAIAGAEITLDIRRLYLHTRRIVGSAMWTPAHYDRLVEEARRGAFAPVIADTYPLAEIGAAQRAFAEKRFVGKLVLDVPPAAAG, encoded by the coding sequence ATGCGGCCCACGACGGGGGCACCCGCGCAGTCCGGGCCGGGCACCGCCCCGGTGACACCGGTGGCCGACCTCAACCGGTGGGGCCGCACGGCTCACCCGGTGCCCGAGCGCATGACCGCCGTCGTCCTCACCCGCCACGGCGGCCCCGAGGCGCTGGAGGTCCGCCACGACGTCCCCACCCCCGGGCTCGCCGACGACCAGGTGCTCGTGGCCGTCGCCGCCGCCGGCATGAACAACACCGACGTGTGGAGCCGCGAGGGCGGTTACGGAACCGCGGGCGACCCCTCGGCGGTGGGCGGCTGGCGCGGGGTGCCGCTGGACTTCCCCCGCGTCCAGGGCGGCGACATCGCCGGGCGGATCGTGGGCGTGGGCGCGCGCGTCGACCCCGCCCGGCTCGGCGAGCGGGTGCTGGTCGACGGCGCCCTCTACGACTCCGACAGCCCCCACGCCAACGCCGTGGGCCTGCTCGGCAGCGAACGCGACGGCGGGTTCGCCCAGTTCGCGGCGGTCGAGGCGCGCCGCGCCCACGACGTGGGCGCCAGCCCGCTCTCCGACCGCGAACTCGCCGCCCTCCCGATCGCCTACGGCACCGCCGTGGGCATGCTGGAGCGCGTCGGCCTGGCGCCGGGCGAACGTGTGCTGGTCACCGGCGCGTCGGGCGGCGTGGGCCTGGCCCTGGTGCAGTTGGCGCGGGCGCGCGGCTGCACGGTGGTCGCCGTCACGACGGCCGACAAGCGCGACCAGGTCGCGGCGGCCGGCGCCGACCGGGTCCTGGAGCGCGGCGCGGTCCCCCGCGAGCACCTGGACGCCCCCGTCGACGTGGTGGCCGACGTGGTCGGCGGGCCCGCATTCCCCGACCTCGTCGACGCCCTGGGCGAGGGCGGCCGCCTGGTGACCGCCGGCGCGATCGCCGGAGCCGAGATCACCCTCGACATCCGCCGCCTCTACCTGCACACCCGGCGGATCGTCGGCTCGGCCATGTGGACCCCCGCCCACTACGACCGCCTGGTCGAGGAGGCCCGGCGCGGCGCCTTCGCCCCGGTCATCGCCGACACCTACCCCCTGGCCGAGATCGGCGCGGCGCAGCGGGCGTTCGCCGAGAAGCGGTTCGTGGGCAAGCTCGTGCTGGACGTCCCGCCGGCCGCGGCCGGGTGA